The segment TTTATACGGTCTTTTGCCGCTTCAGCCTTAATGCCGCCTATGTAGGTGCTGTGGTGGTAGTATATCTTATCGTTTAACTTATTACCTGTAAGCTTTACTTTCTCAGCATTAACCACCACGACAAAATCACCGGTGTCGGCATTCGGTGTAAAGGAAGGCTTATGCTTACCCCTTAAATATACCGCTATTTTAGCTGCCACCCTGCCAAGAATTTTGCCCCCGACATCAGCCACATACCACTTTCTATCTGCCTCATCTTTCGTAACATATCTGGTTTTCATTTGCTCCACCTTAAGTTTTTAATGATTAAACTAAATGATAAATTAAAACTAATAAAGTTGTCAACCTTAAATTGCACAAAAAACCCCATTTGACAAAGTAAAACAAAAAAATAAAAAATAATTTAATAAAACATGAAATATATCTATCTGATTTTAGTATAATAGAGCTGCAACAGGAATTGGCAT is part of the Nitrospirae bacterium YQR-1 genome and harbors:
- the rplM gene encoding 50S ribosomal protein L13 translates to MKTRYVTKDEADRKWYVADVGGKILGRVAAKIAVYLRGKHKPSFTPNADTGDFVVVVNAEKVKLTGNKLNDKIYYHHSTYIGGIKAEAAKDRIKRQPGAMLRDAVWGMLPKNRLGRALIKKLKVYAGGVHPHSAQKPELLNL